A stretch of Henckelia pumila isolate YLH828 chromosome 4, ASM3356847v2, whole genome shotgun sequence DNA encodes these proteins:
- the LOC140863311 gene encoding lysine-specific histone demethylase 1 homolog 2: protein MSDTGDTSISNTSGLKRSLRRKTASRNYNENLMDELIEKHLGAPLRKKNRTQRDLEKETETEALIALSLGFPIDELLEEEINAGVVSTLDGKEQNDYIVVRNHILAKWRDNVHSWLSKAQIKETVSNEYAHLINAAYDFLLVNGYINFGVSESFESQISEDSTDASVIIIGAGLAGLAAARQLMSFGFKVIVLEGRNRPGGRVYTQKMGQKGNYAAVDIGGSVITGINANPLGVLARQLSIPLHKVRDICPLYKPDGTPVDKEIDSNVELIFNKLLDKVTQLRELLGGFAGTISLGSVLETLRQLYAVARNCEERQLLDWHLANLEFSNAGSLSNLSAAYWDQDDPYEMGGDHCFLAGGNWRLIRALCKGVPILYGKIVHAIRYGEEGVEIITENQTFQADFVLCTVPLGVLKKQTISFEPELPERKLAAIERLGFGLLNKVAMVFPRNFWGEDLDTFGSLRESSHQRGEFFLFYSYHTVSGAPVLVALVAGEAAQLFENTSPIESLHHVLGILRGIYCPKGIDVPDPIQSICTRWGTDPLSYGSYSHVRVKSSGNDYDILAESLGNRLFFGGEATTRQYPATMHGAYLSGLREASRILRTSRVWQNNPRKFIPKNVSQSIDILVDLFEKPDLVFEEFYFVFDPLTEDPKSLGLMRVTLEEFCTDFSSDSNQDKSTQRPFNQPLQLYTVISRAQALELQQVTRGSEKRLSYLFHNLGLKLMGANALGLLVNSLVSNIASARRSRGRPRVLAGRQNTAHIC, encoded by the exons ATGAGTGACACTGGAGATACCTCAATATCGAATACTTCGGGTTTGAAGAGGTCGCTAAGAAGGAAAACGGCCTCAAGAAATTATAATGAGAATTTGATGGATGAGTTGATAGAAAAGCATTTGGGTGCTCCCTTGAGGAAAAAGAATAGGACGCAGCGAGACTTGGAGAAAGAAACTGAGACAGAGGCCTTGATTGCCTTGTCATTGGGATTTCCCATTGATGAATTGCTAGAGGAGGAGATAAATGCCGGGGTCGTGAGCACCTTGGACGGGAAAGAACAGAACGATTATATAGTTGTGAGAAACCACATACTCGCAAAGTGGAGGGACAATGTGCATTCATGGCTTTCCAAAGCACAGATAAAAGAAACTGTGAGTAATGAATATGCACACTTGATAAATGCAGCTTATGACTTTCTTCTTGTTAATGGATACATAAATTTCGGGGTTTCAGAATCATTCGAGTCTCAAATTTCTGAGGACTCTACAGACGCTTCAGTAATAATAATTGGAGCAGGACTGGCTGGATTAGCGGCAGCAAGACAGCTCATGTCATTTGGTTTCAAAGTGATTGTTCTTGAAGGTAGAAACCGGCCTGGTGGGAGGGTTTATACTCAAAAGATGGGACAAAAGGGTAACTACGCTGCTGTTGACATTGGTGGCAGTGTAATCACTGGTATCAATGCCAACCCTTTGGGAGTTTTAGCTAGACAACTTTCCATTCCTCTTCACAAGGTTagggatatttgtcctctgtACAAGCCTGATGGGACTCCTGTAGATAAAGAAATTGATTCCAATGTTGAGCTCATTTTTAATAAGCTTCTTGACAAAGTCACCCAGTTAAGAGAATTATTGGGTGGTTTTGCTGGGACTATTTCTTTAGGTTCCGTACTAGAGACACTCAGACAATTATATGCTGTTGCTAGAAATTGTGAGGAAAGACAACTTCTTGATTGGCATCTTGCTAACCTAGAATTTTCCAATGCTGGAAGCCTTTCAAACCTTTCTGCTGCTTATTGGGATCAAGACGATCCTTATGAAATGGGAGGAGACCACTGTTTTCTTGCTGGTGGAAACTGGAGATTAATTAGAGCATTATGCAAAGGAGTTCCAATATTGTACGGAAAGATTGTTCATGCCATTAGGTATGGAGAGGAAGGTGTTGAGATCATTACAGAAAACCAAACATTTCAAGCAGATTTCGTCTTGTGCACAGTGCCTCTCGGCGTCCTTAAGAAACAAACAATCAGCTTTGAACCCGAGTTGCCTGAAAGGAAGCTAGCGGCAATAGAAAGACTTGGGTTCGGGTTACTTAACAAGGTTGCCATGGTATTCCCTCGTAATTTTTGGGGAGAGGACTTAGACACATTTGGCTCCCTGAGAGAATCTAGCCATCAAAGAGGGGAGTTCTTTTTGTTTTACAGCTATCACACTGTTTCAGGGGCTCCGGTCCTTGTTGCGCTGGTTGCTGGGGAGGCTGCGCAACTTTTTGAAAACACAAGCCCGATCGAATCTCTTCATCATGTTTTGGGCATTCTCAGAG GCATATATTGTCCCAAGGGTATTGATGTTCCTGATCCTATACAATCGATATGCACAAGATGGGGAACTGATCCTCTTTCTTATGGTTCATATTCTCACGTCAGAGTGAAGTCATCTGGAAATGACTACGATATCCTTGCAGAAAGTTTGGGGAACCGCTTGTTTTTCGGTGGTGAGGCAACAACTAGGCAATATCCAGCCACTATGCATGGTGCTTACCTCAGTGGCCTCAGAGAAGCATCTCGCATTCTGCGAACTTCTAGGGTTTGGCAAAATAATCCTAGGAAGTTCATACCAAAAAATGTTAGCCAAAGCATAGACATTTTAGTGGATCTGTTTGAGAAACCTGATCTAGTATTCGAAGAgttttattttgtgtttgaTCCTTTGACAGAGGACCCAAAATCTTTAGGATTAATGCGAGTGACACTAGAGGAGTTCTGCACTGATTTTAGCAGTGACAGTAATCAGGATAAAAGCACTCAACGTCCGTTTAACCAACCGTTGCAGCTGTATACCGTAATATCCCGTGCACAAGCATTAGAATTGCAGCAGGTGACGAGAGGAAGTGAAAAAAGACTGTCATATTTGTTCCACAACCTTGGGCTGAAGCTGATGGGAGCCAATGCGTTAGGACTTTTAGTCAACTCTTTGGTTTCTAACATTGCTAGTGCACGAAGAAGCAGAGGTCGGCCTCGTGTACTTGCTGGGCGCCAAAATACTGCACATATTTGCTAA
- the LOC140863312 gene encoding uncharacterized protein, producing the protein MFLCFNFQADWWSSYGASTPELKSFAMKILYLTCSSSGCERNWSVFEHIHSKKRNRLSQQRLNDLVYIKYNRALRRRYALRDKIDPISLSEIDDCNEWLLGKLDDSDKDNEDNDFVFEDDDLRWSDVAQAAGVGESAYGFRSRNASSSKGASSSISAKKKQSLARTRLVDEEEELNIDYETEEEEDTDGYKSSDGADDVDLENEDDYYDI; encoded by the exons ATGTTTTTGTGTTTCAACTTTCAAGCTGATTGGTGGTCCTCTTATGGTGCATCAACACCTGAGTTGAAATCATTTGCAATGAAGATTTTGTATCTCACATGCTCTTCTTCAGGCTGCGAACGTAATTGGAGTGTATTTGAACAT ATACATTCTAAAAAAAGAAATAGGCTGTCTCAACAACGATTGAATGATTTGGTATACATCAAATACAACAGAGCATTGAGGCGGAGATATGCCTTGCGAGATAAGATCGATCCTATTTCTTTGTCAGAAATAGATGATTGTAATGAATGGTTGTTGGGAAAGTTGGATGACAGTGATAAAGACAATGAGGATAATGATTTTGTCTTTGAAGATGATGATTTGCGTTGGAGTGATGTAGCACAAGCGGCTGgggttggtgaaagtgcatatGGCTTTCGATCTAGAAATGCATCGAGTTCAAAAGGAGCATCATCATCAATTTCAGCAAAGAAAAAGCAATCTTTAGCTCGAACTAGACTTGTTGATGAAGAAGAGGAGCTGAACATTGATTATGaaactgaagaagaagaagataccGATGGATACAAGTCAAGCGATGGGGCTGATGACGTAGATTTGGAGAATGAAGATGACTATTATGATATTTGA